The Candidatus Binatia bacterium genome contains a region encoding:
- a CDS encoding 1,4-dihydroxy-2-naphthoate polyprenyltransferase — MSESRASLLLSAIRPRTLPASLVPVVVGSAVAGHGGAFDPAIAGLAILAAVLLQIGTNLINDYGDHVRGADGDDRIGPSRASQSGEVDPKQVALLGGTALLGAALVGVLLIAHGGWPIVWIGVGSLLAAVAYTAGPFPLAYHGLGEVFVFAFFGPVAVLGTQYLQAGEISAGGVAASVAIGALAAAILLVNNVRDVEGDTRAGKRTIVVRLGRRAGRALYVLALALGFGAPLVGWLAGWLPAGALVAWLSLPLGISPLRTVLTTTEGPPLNEALANTAKLELAFGIAFAVGMLL; from the coding sequence ATGAGTGAGAGTCGTGCGTCGCTTCTCCTGTCGGCGATCCGGCCACGGACGCTGCCCGCCTCGCTCGTGCCGGTCGTCGTTGGGAGTGCGGTTGCGGGCCACGGAGGCGCCTTCGATCCCGCTATCGCGGGGTTGGCGATTCTCGCCGCGGTCCTGCTGCAGATCGGCACGAACCTGATCAACGACTATGGCGATCACGTGCGGGGCGCCGATGGCGACGATCGAATCGGGCCGTCGAGAGCGTCGCAGTCGGGAGAGGTGGATCCGAAGCAAGTGGCTCTCCTGGGCGGTACGGCACTTCTGGGCGCGGCGCTCGTCGGTGTTCTCCTGATCGCACACGGCGGCTGGCCGATCGTGTGGATTGGCGTCGGCTCGCTCCTCGCGGCAGTCGCGTACACGGCGGGGCCGTTTCCGTTGGCGTACCACGGCCTCGGGGAGGTCTTCGTGTTCGCGTTCTTCGGCCCGGTCGCGGTGCTGGGTACGCAGTACCTGCAGGCCGGCGAGATCAGCGCCGGCGGCGTCGCCGCCTCTGTCGCGATCGGTGCGCTCGCGGCCGCGATCCTTTTGGTGAACAACGTGCGCGACGTCGAGGGTGACACCCGGGCCGGGAAGCGGACCATCGTCGTGCGTCTCGGTCGCCGGGCCGGTCGGGCTCTTTACGTGCTCGCGCTCGCCCTCGGTTTCGGTGCGCCGCTCGTCGGTTGGCTCGCGGGCTGGCTCCCGGCGGGTGCGTTGGTGGCGTGGCTCTCGCTCCCCCTCGGGATCTCGCCGTTGCGCACGGTTCTCACGACCACCGAGGGGCCGCCCCTGAACGAGGCGCTGGCGAACACCGCGAAGCTCGAGTTGGCTTTCGGGATCGCGTTCGCCGTCGGCATGTTGCTGTGA
- a CDS encoding mandelate racemase/muconate lactonizing enzyme family protein encodes MRIRAVELLSFSIPLVRPLATARGAIEERRGWIVKLTDERGLVGVGEAAPHPHSSAEDAARESSRLPEIAVRVRDADVFRVREASETLADFPRWIACGLDTALCDLEARARGVTLAELLGGARRNDIPVNAVLEAADLDSCVDEGRRVLAAGYTHAKRKIAGDVATTAAEVRALGAAVPGLALRLDANGIWDRAEAEAACRALAGPNVEWVEQPLESRDFEGLAALRSSVEVPIAVDESVRSPSDVEALARERACDGVVVKLVQVGGLSVACEVAVAAAAAGLPLAVTSGIDTGIGIAAALSFAATVPGSLAACGLSTGSLLVGDLVRDVVRPGPWMGVPSGPGLGVELDEVACARFAVEST; translated from the coding sequence GTGAGAATTCGAGCGGTCGAGCTCTTGTCGTTCTCGATTCCGCTCGTGAGGCCGCTCGCGACGGCGCGCGGCGCGATCGAGGAACGTCGTGGGTGGATCGTGAAGCTCACGGACGAGCGTGGTCTTGTGGGCGTCGGAGAGGCGGCCCCCCACCCGCATAGCTCCGCCGAAGATGCGGCGCGCGAATCCAGCCGGCTCCCCGAGATCGCTGTCCGCGTTCGGGATGCCGACGTGTTCCGGGTTCGCGAGGCGAGCGAGACGTTGGCGGATTTTCCGAGGTGGATCGCGTGCGGCCTCGACACCGCTCTTTGCGACTTGGAGGCCCGTGCTCGCGGTGTCACGCTTGCCGAACTTCTCGGTGGGGCGCGGCGCAACGATATCCCGGTGAACGCGGTCCTCGAGGCTGCGGATCTCGACAGTTGCGTGGATGAAGGGAGGCGTGTGCTCGCGGCCGGATACACGCACGCGAAGCGCAAGATCGCGGGCGACGTCGCAACGACGGCAGCGGAGGTGCGCGCGCTCGGTGCGGCGGTCCCCGGTCTCGCGTTGCGGCTCGATGCCAACGGTATTTGGGATCGCGCGGAGGCCGAGGCGGCCTGTCGAGCGCTCGCCGGTCCGAACGTGGAGTGGGTGGAGCAGCCGCTCGAGTCGAGGGACTTCGAAGGGTTGGCCGCGCTGCGGTCGAGCGTGGAGGTGCCGATTGCGGTCGACGAGTCGGTGCGGAGTCCCTCCGATGTCGAGGCGCTGGCGCGAGAACGAGCGTGCGACGGCGTCGTGGTGAAGCTGGTGCAAGTCGGAGGACTGTCGGTGGCCTGCGAAGTCGCGGTTGCCGCGGCCGCCGCTGGGTTGCCGCTCGCAGTCACGAGCGGCATCGACACGGGAATCGGAATCGCGGCGGCTCTGTCGTTTGCGGCGACGGTGCCCGGGTCTTTAGCGGCCTGCGGTCTGTCGACAGGCTCACTCCTGGTCGGCGACCTGGTGCGTGACGTGGTCCGCCCCGGACCGTGGATGGGCGTGCCGTCAGGGCCGGGGCTGGGAGTCGAGCTCGACGAGGTGGCGTGCGCGCGGTTTGCCGTGGAGTCGACATGA
- a CDS encoding AMP-binding protein — protein sequence MTVQPDWLRRQAAARPRHAAVVTPQGSATFAELDDRVARLARVLSAHPATRVGVVLGNGLALAETVLACLRVGKPVVLFDPRLGLEEALPLVATTAPGLIVTNAETQDLGGALAAEVDGESCAHAGLAAAARSSARDTPSGVDLERTAVVVFSSGTSGTPKPIELTAGNLLWSALASASRLGSRPEDRWLACLPLSHMGGLSILFRSVLLGTTMQLHRGFDLAAVRAALAGEGTTMVSLVPTTLARLIDEVKSGVVAAPALRCALIGGASAPIELLEEARRSGLPVAPTYGLTETASQVATLAPGEPFGETGRVGPPLLPTEVSIVGADGRDVEAGVVGGIRIRGATVSATALEEDGWLHTGDAGRLDSVGVLTALGRQDDVIITGGENVSPGEVEAVLGRLPGIAEVAVAGVADPQWGQVVGAWVVPSPGASISLEGLREACGTQLAPHKRPRWLTLADALPRTALGKIRRNLLGGR from the coding sequence ATGACAGTTCAGCCGGATTGGTTGCGGCGACAGGCGGCCGCCCGGCCGCGTCATGCGGCGGTGGTCACCCCGCAGGGCAGCGCGACGTTCGCCGAACTAGACGATCGCGTTGCTCGGCTGGCCCGGGTCCTGTCCGCGCATCCGGCGACGCGGGTCGGGGTGGTCCTGGGCAACGGGCTCGCTCTCGCGGAGACGGTGCTGGCCTGTCTACGAGTCGGCAAGCCCGTGGTCTTGTTCGATCCTCGGCTCGGCCTGGAGGAGGCTCTCCCTCTCGTCGCGACGACCGCGCCCGGCTTAATCGTCACGAACGCGGAGACGCAGGATCTCGGTGGGGCGCTGGCGGCCGAAGTCGATGGCGAGTCTTGCGCGCACGCAGGACTTGCGGCCGCGGCGCGCTCGTCCGCACGGGACACGCCCTCGGGTGTGGATCTCGAACGAACCGCCGTCGTCGTCTTCAGCTCCGGTACCAGTGGAACCCCGAAGCCGATCGAGCTGACGGCTGGCAATCTTCTGTGGAGTGCTCTCGCGAGCGCGTCCCGCCTCGGCAGCCGGCCGGAGGACCGATGGCTCGCGTGTCTTCCGCTCTCGCACATGGGCGGGTTGTCGATCCTGTTTCGGAGTGTGCTGCTCGGAACCACGATGCAGCTGCACCGCGGTTTCGATTTGGCGGCGGTGCGCGCTGCCCTCGCCGGGGAGGGCACGACCATGGTGTCGCTGGTCCCGACCACGCTCGCCCGGCTCATCGACGAGGTGAAGAGCGGAGTCGTTGCGGCCCCCGCGCTGCGCTGCGCGCTGATCGGTGGCGCGAGCGCTCCGATCGAGCTTCTCGAAGAGGCTCGCCGCTCGGGCCTGCCGGTGGCGCCCACGTATGGGCTCACCGAGACGGCATCGCAGGTGGCGACTCTGGCCCCTGGTGAGCCCTTTGGCGAGACGGGCCGTGTCGGGCCGCCGCTGCTTCCCACGGAGGTGTCGATCGTCGGCGCCGACGGTCGTGACGTGGAAGCGGGAGTCGTCGGCGGGATTCGGATTCGAGGCGCGACCGTTTCGGCGACGGCGCTCGAGGAGGACGGCTGGCTACACACGGGGGACGCGGGCCGGCTGGACTCGGTCGGGGTGCTCACGGCGCTCGGTCGGCAAGACGACGTCATCATCACGGGGGGCGAGAATGTTTCGCCGGGGGAGGTCGAGGCCGTACTGGGCCGCCTGCCCGGGATCGCCGAGGTCGCAGTCGCTGGGGTGGCGGATCCGCAGTGGGGTCAGGTCGTCGGCGCGTGGGTGGTGCCGAGCCCGGGGGCGTCGATCTCGTTGGAGGGCCTGCGCGAGGCTTGCGGCACGCAGTTGGCGCCGCACAAGCGCCCGCGATGGCTCACCCTGGCCGACGCGCTGCCGCGCACCGCACTCGGCAAGATTCGAAGAAACTTACTCGGCGGGCGGTGA
- a CDS encoding sulfatase, with the protein MPSPRLRALPLLSLGLVAVVLVWAVRLPAVTWKSAQPPRHVILISLDTLRADHLGAWGYEGETSPRLDSLAKKSVVFRRAVAQGSSTIPSHASLFTSQYASAVIAPGAGLLDWSETLAEALSLDGFATWGFVDGGNVRSRFGFDRGFEHYEDDRVGVERLVARAKGWITSHPTPRFFLFLHTYEIHTPYKAPPEYVKMFGTPEFRPGFHPDTKYFREIEAQGKGLSAREHREVVARYDAGIRYTDERIGGFLDWLDERGLLQDSLVVVVSDHGEEFLEHGRLGHQQLYLDPNLRVPLLFYRRGMPARVIDETVELIDVVPTILDLLELPNLPASVGQSLVASFAGVPPRGDRMAYAEKGTMPGAQTVITDRYQLLEDRTTNEVRLYDLQADPEATRDVLAEQPAVAAELAAAMAARREAASESWHRHEREARRQTRIAPMKDKVRRELEVLGYLE; encoded by the coding sequence ATGCCTTCCCCGCGGCTCCGCGCTCTTCCTCTCCTCTCTCTCGGCCTCGTCGCGGTGGTGCTGGTCTGGGCGGTGCGGCTGCCGGCTGTGACGTGGAAGAGTGCACAGCCTCCTCGTCACGTGATCTTGATCTCGCTCGATACTCTTCGCGCGGATCACTTGGGGGCCTGGGGGTATGAGGGGGAGACGAGTCCCCGCTTGGACTCTCTGGCGAAGAAGAGCGTGGTTTTCCGACGTGCCGTCGCGCAGGGCAGCAGCACGATCCCGTCCCACGCGTCGTTGTTCACATCGCAATACGCGTCGGCGGTCATCGCCCCGGGTGCCGGTCTGCTGGATTGGTCCGAAACTCTCGCGGAGGCGCTCTCGCTTGACGGGTTCGCGACGTGGGGCTTCGTAGATGGTGGGAACGTCCGCAGTAGATTCGGATTCGATCGGGGGTTCGAGCACTACGAAGACGATCGCGTCGGAGTGGAGCGTCTGGTGGCGCGCGCGAAAGGTTGGATCACGTCACATCCGACGCCCCGCTTCTTTCTATTTCTGCACACGTACGAGATCCACACGCCCTACAAAGCTCCGCCCGAGTACGTGAAGATGTTCGGTACCCCCGAGTTCCGGCCCGGCTTCCATCCGGACACGAAGTACTTCCGCGAGATCGAAGCGCAAGGCAAGGGTTTGTCGGCCCGCGAGCATCGCGAGGTCGTGGCGCGGTACGACGCGGGCATTCGCTACACGGACGAGCGCATCGGCGGCTTCCTCGATTGGCTCGACGAGAGGGGGCTCCTCCAAGACTCGCTCGTCGTGGTGGTGTCGGATCACGGCGAGGAGTTCCTCGAGCACGGGAGGCTCGGCCATCAGCAACTCTATCTCGACCCGAATCTTCGCGTGCCGCTGCTCTTCTATCGTCGCGGGATGCCGGCTCGGGTGATCGACGAAACCGTGGAATTGATCGACGTCGTGCCGACCATCCTCGATCTCCTCGAGTTGCCGAATCTCCCCGCGTCGGTGGGCCAGAGTTTGGTGGCGTCCTTCGCGGGCGTACCTCCGCGGGGCGACCGGATGGCCTACGCGGAGAAGGGCACCATGCCCGGGGCGCAGACCGTGATCACGGACCGCTACCAGCTCCTGGAGGATCGGACGACGAATGAGGTCCGACTCTACGATCTCCAGGCCGATCCCGAGGCGACGCGCGATGTTCTCGCAGAGCAGCCCGCGGTTGCGGCAGAACTTGCTGCCGCGATGGCAGCGCGACGTGAAGCGGCCAGCGAAAGCTGGCATCGACACGAGCGCGAGGCGCGCCGCCAGACCCGGATTGCGCCCATGAAGGACAAAGTGCGTCGCGAACTCGAGGTGCTCGGGTATCTCGAATAG
- a CDS encoding fatty acid desaturase produces the protein MKRINWVTAVFLFSTPVGALVWGGFHVHANGVSAAEVIFFAFYLVITAMSITAGYHRLFSHRAYEASPLVRALYLLFGAATFQDSALAWSADHRSHHQNIDREGDPYNVHRGFLWAHMGWLLVTDHLHERRTNVPDLEGDWMVVAQDRYYGLIATVMCFGLPLLVGFAFGDPWGFLLWGGLVRVVVGHHITFLVNSLAHTLGERPYEPAFSARDSLVTAVLTFGEGYHNFHHRFASDYRNGVRRYQWDPTKWLIRGLEKIGLASNLRRVPRERIVAARMRSDEHRLLERVRECSQDAVESAQARLAEISVAVERTVTRLGELEREFARVRTDAAGVSRERLRQLQADLRAARKEFREAWRRWARELSRLPASLEPSPTAG, from the coding sequence ATGAAGAGGATCAACTGGGTCACCGCGGTGTTCTTGTTCTCGACTCCGGTGGGGGCGCTGGTCTGGGGCGGATTCCATGTTCACGCGAACGGAGTCAGCGCCGCCGAGGTCATCTTCTTTGCGTTCTACCTTGTCATCACCGCGATGAGCATCACGGCGGGCTACCACCGGCTCTTCTCTCACCGTGCCTACGAGGCGAGCCCTCTGGTCCGCGCGCTGTATCTTCTCTTCGGTGCCGCCACCTTCCAGGACTCCGCGTTGGCGTGGTCGGCCGACCACCGTTCGCACCATCAGAACATCGATCGCGAAGGCGACCCGTATAACGTCCATCGGGGTTTCTTGTGGGCGCACATGGGTTGGCTACTCGTGACCGATCACCTCCACGAACGTCGAACGAACGTCCCCGATCTCGAGGGCGATTGGATGGTCGTCGCTCAGGATCGGTACTACGGGTTGATCGCGACCGTCATGTGCTTCGGGCTGCCGCTTCTCGTCGGGTTCGCATTCGGTGATCCCTGGGGGTTCCTCCTCTGGGGAGGGCTCGTTCGCGTCGTAGTCGGACACCACATCACCTTCTTGGTGAACTCGCTCGCGCACACGCTCGGAGAGCGTCCGTACGAGCCGGCCTTTTCGGCCCGCGACAGTCTGGTCACCGCCGTACTCACGTTCGGCGAGGGGTACCACAACTTTCATCACCGGTTCGCGAGCGACTATCGCAACGGTGTCCGTCGGTACCAATGGGATCCGACGAAGTGGCTCATTCGTGGCCTCGAGAAGATCGGTCTCGCGTCGAACCTTCGCCGGGTCCCCCGGGAGCGGATCGTCGCTGCCCGAATGCGGTCGGATGAGCATCGTCTCCTCGAGCGCGTTCGCGAATGCTCGCAAGACGCGGTGGAGTCCGCGCAGGCCCGGTTGGCGGAGATCTCCGTCGCCGTGGAGCGGACGGTCACGCGGCTCGGCGAGCTCGAGAGGGAGTTCGCTCGCGTCCGGACGGATGCTGCGGGCGTCTCGCGCGAGCGCCTCCGACAGCTCCAGGCCGACTTGCGCGCCGCCCGCAAGGAGTTCCGCGAGGCCTGGCGTCGGTGGGCCCGCGAGCTGTCGCGGTTGCCGGCGAGCCTCGAACCCTCGCCGACCGCGGGCTGA
- a CDS encoding sigma factor-like helix-turn-helix DNA-binding protein, translating into MAAQSAFPSDAIPVWDFTRPALRMLGKERDGEDGVGVWRKRGRQPEIEADAEVEFAPAAEGSAQLRIDLDRALRRLSPEMRSVVVVRFSEDLAYEEIAHVRGASVNTVKTQLARAKRVMREELKGAWS; encoded by the coding sequence ATGGCCGCCCAATCAGCTTTTCCCTCGGACGCGATCCCCGTCTGGGATTTCACCCGCCCCGCGCTCCGTATGCTCGGCAAGGAGCGCGATGGGGAGGACGGTGTCGGGGTCTGGAGGAAGCGAGGACGACAGCCGGAGATCGAGGCGGATGCCGAAGTCGAGTTCGCGCCCGCTGCCGAAGGCTCCGCCCAGTTGCGGATCGACCTCGACCGCGCCCTACGCCGCCTGTCTCCGGAGATGCGGTCGGTGGTCGTTGTGCGGTTCTCGGAAGACTTGGCCTACGAGGAGATCGCGCACGTTCGCGGTGCGAGCGTGAACACGGTCAAGACGCAGCTTGCGCGCGCCAAGCGCGTGATGCGTGAGGAGTTGAAAGGAGCTTGGTCATGA
- a CDS encoding carboxylesterase/lipase family protein: protein MAVTVQTTSGRIEGTDNGTHQVFRGIPYAAPPVGRLRFEAPRQPEPWAGVRSCVETGSSCPQPPSPLQGMASGPQNEDCLALNVFTPGCDDGARPVLFWIHGGAFRTGSNSQAMYEGRALIERGNVVLVTINYRLGPLGYLHLDDAARNVGQHDQIQALEWVRDNVAQFGGDPNHVTIFGESAGGMATTTLLAMPAARGLFHRAIAQSGAAQATLTQDEAARVRFEMGRALDLENVDARRLRDVPVEALVQASVRTHEKLAAEIFLPFAPVVDDDTLPVHPLDAVRAGDARDVELIVGTTRDEWRLFTFAIRSHRAMDPAGLRKHVHSRLRRATVTDPEAATERLLATYGHEGRAPWEVFDAIETDRLFRLPAIALAEAQAAHQSATFAYLFSWPSPAGRGALGACHAIELPFVFGTLDAPTMDRFAGRGPEADALSLQTMDAWLAFGRSGNPSHAGLGEWRPYDETRRETLVFDRESRVEADPFPAERRVWDDVL from the coding sequence ATGGCGGTCACGGTCCAAACGACTTCGGGGAGAATCGAGGGCACCGACAACGGCACCCATCAGGTGTTCCGCGGGATTCCCTATGCCGCCCCGCCGGTCGGCAGGCTCCGCTTCGAAGCGCCGCGCCAACCGGAGCCGTGGGCCGGCGTCCGCTCGTGCGTCGAAACCGGATCGAGCTGCCCGCAGCCGCCGAGCCCCCTGCAGGGAATGGCGTCGGGCCCGCAGAACGAAGACTGCCTCGCGCTGAACGTCTTCACGCCGGGGTGCGACGACGGCGCCCGCCCGGTACTTTTCTGGATCCACGGCGGCGCATTCCGAACGGGCTCCAACTCCCAGGCGATGTACGAAGGGCGCGCCCTCATCGAGCGCGGCAACGTCGTCCTCGTGACGATCAACTACCGGCTCGGCCCGCTGGGCTACCTGCACCTCGACGACGCGGCCCGAAACGTCGGCCAGCACGATCAGATCCAGGCCCTCGAGTGGGTCCGCGACAACGTGGCGCAGTTCGGAGGCGACCCGAACCACGTCACGATCTTCGGCGAATCCGCGGGCGGGATGGCCACCACCACGCTCCTCGCGATGCCGGCAGCACGCGGGCTCTTCCACCGCGCGATCGCCCAGAGCGGCGCTGCGCAAGCCACCCTCACGCAGGACGAAGCTGCCCGCGTTCGGTTCGAGATGGGACGCGCCCTCGACCTCGAGAACGTCGATGCACGCCGTCTCCGCGACGTCCCGGTCGAGGCATTGGTTCAAGCCTCGGTTCGCACACACGAGAAGCTCGCCGCGGAGATCTTCCTCCCCTTCGCACCGGTCGTCGACGACGACACGCTTCCGGTGCACCCTCTCGACGCCGTCCGCGCGGGCGACGCGCGCGACGTCGAGTTAATCGTCGGCACGACGCGGGACGAGTGGCGCCTGTTCACATTCGCGATCCGCAGTCACCGTGCGATGGACCCCGCCGGCCTGCGCAAGCATGTGCATTCCCGACTGCGGCGCGCGACCGTGACAGACCCCGAGGCGGCCACCGAGCGCCTGCTCGCAACGTACGGGCACGAAGGTCGCGCACCCTGGGAAGTCTTCGACGCGATCGAAACCGACCGCCTGTTCCGCCTCCCGGCGATCGCACTCGCCGAAGCGCAGGCCGCGCACCAATCCGCGACGTTCGCCTACCTCTTCTCCTGGCCCTCGCCGGCGGGGCGCGGTGCCCTCGGCGCCTGCCACGCGATCGAGCTCCCGTTCGTCTTCGGCACACTCGACGCACCGACAATGGATCGCTTTGCCGGCCGTGGCCCCGAGGCCGACGCCCTCAGCCTGCAGACCATGGATGCATGGCTTGCATTCGGTCGCAGCGGCAACCCGTCGCACGCAGGCCTCGGCGAATGGCGGCCCTACGATGAAACCCGCCGCGAGACCCTCGTTTTCGATCGCGAGTCCCGCGTCGAAGCCGATCCGTTCCCCGCGGAGCGTCGCGTCTGGGACGATGTTCTCTGA
- a CDS encoding HAD family acid phosphatase translates to MRAAESEHRRAVGAGPHAIALALALSLAACGLGSRPPAVTLVPAKPAPEQSAVRLADGSTLTHLAETKAQIIEFHDSGEWAGQINQISAQATARLETELPTAKRPAIVLDIDDTALSTFAIQRKLGFGWDPGAWDEWVSGSVAPPHAGVLALYRRALDQGVAVFFVTGRREHLREATERQLHAAGYGRWVGLHLKPDDYDLDSAVPYKTAARRAIQEQGFEILVNVGDQWSDLEGGLARATYKLPNPMYYRP, encoded by the coding sequence ATGCGCGCAGCTGAGTCTGAACATCGCCGAGCCGTCGGCGCCGGGCCACACGCCATCGCCCTTGCTCTCGCGCTGTCGCTCGCCGCCTGCGGGCTGGGGAGCCGGCCTCCCGCCGTGACCCTCGTCCCTGCGAAACCGGCCCCCGAACAGTCCGCGGTACGACTGGCGGACGGCTCTACCCTCACGCACCTCGCAGAGACCAAAGCGCAGATCATCGAGTTCCACGACAGCGGCGAATGGGCGGGACAAATCAACCAGATCTCGGCTCAAGCGACAGCGCGCCTCGAAACCGAGCTACCGACGGCCAAGCGACCTGCGATCGTACTCGACATCGACGATACCGCCCTTTCCACGTTCGCGATTCAACGGAAGTTGGGCTTTGGCTGGGACCCGGGTGCGTGGGACGAGTGGGTCTCGGGCTCGGTGGCCCCGCCCCACGCAGGTGTCCTCGCCCTCTACCGCCGAGCGCTCGACCAGGGTGTCGCGGTGTTCTTCGTGACCGGTCGGCGGGAGCACCTTCGCGAAGCGACCGAGCGACAGCTCCACGCGGCGGGGTATGGGCGCTGGGTCGGGCTCCACCTCAAACCCGACGACTACGACCTGGACTCCGCCGTCCCCTACAAGACGGCAGCGCGTCGCGCGATCCAGGAACAGGGTTTCGAGATTCTCGTGAACGTCGGCGATCAGTGGAGCGACCTCGAAGGCGGACTCGCGCGGGCGACCTACAAGCTGCCGAATCCGATGTACTACCGTCCCTGA
- a CDS encoding response regulator, producing MARVLVIDDSATVREMARMALEPAGHEVLQAANGRVGLEVQRVLACDVVITDLIMPEKEGLETILELRREWPQLKIIAVSGGSAVLDKRDLLHAARSFGAGQTLSKPFTARQLIDSVSQAVSPPPA from the coding sequence GTGGCACGCGTACTTGTGATCGATGACTCCGCGACCGTTCGGGAAATGGCACGAATGGCCCTCGAGCCCGCCGGGCACGAGGTTCTCCAGGCAGCCAACGGCCGCGTCGGCCTCGAGGTACAGCGGGTACTGGCCTGCGACGTGGTCATCACCGACCTGATCATGCCCGAAAAGGAAGGTCTGGAGACGATCCTGGAACTCCGGCGGGAATGGCCTCAGCTGAAGATCATCGCGGTCTCCGGCGGCAGCGCCGTCCTCGACAAAAGAGATCTGCTTCATGCGGCGCGATCCTTCGGCGCCGGCCAGACGCTCAGCAAACCGTTCACGGCCCGCCAGCTCATCGACAGCGTCTCGCAAGCCGTCTCGCCCCCGCCCGCCTGA
- a CDS encoding putative quinol monooxygenase: protein MIVVAGTIVIDPAQPSEPEAAFDRMRVASLAEDGSLSYQAFRDRVDEGTCFIFEKWRNQEDLTLHFRASYMADFGTVLASDGVRSMEGRKYEVSAGGDAP from the coding sequence GTGATCGTTGTCGCAGGAACCATCGTAATCGACCCGGCCCAGCCCTCCGAGCCGGAGGCTGCCTTCGACCGGATGCGGGTTGCCAGCCTCGCTGAGGACGGCAGCCTGTCCTACCAGGCGTTCCGGGACCGGGTGGACGAGGGCACCTGCTTCATCTTCGAGAAATGGCGCAACCAGGAGGACCTGACGCTTCATTTTCGGGCTTCGTACATGGCCGACTTCGGAACTGTTCTCGCGAGTGACGGCGTGCGCTCGATGGAGGGCCGAAAGTACGAAGTGAGCGCGGGGGGGGACGCCCCGTGA
- a CDS encoding transglutaminase domain-containing protein has product MRGRLLAGVAVLGLASMASVSAGDPWKDSAQYAIEYRVDLTALAATENDKVRVWVPLPVETTDQTILSTDIDSPWASRMVRDSNGNRVVYLEGEGAASKPLVLRTVVQRRPSHGTSKDLVSKDGPDDPSRFGKPARMIPLEGLIEQVAKQEARGLTGEDEKVRAYYDYVVANMAYDKRGTGWGQGNATWACTNKRGNCTDFHSLFIGMARSQGIPARFLIGLPVPGKDGGVIPGYHCWAEFWDESAGWVPVDSSEANKRDMADEYYGHLPNDRVEFTTGRDLVLEPPQAGEPLNYFIYPYVEIAGEPAGDVPATFAFERQPPERPTSGS; this is encoded by the coding sequence GTGAGGGGGCGGCTGCTTGCGGGGGTTGCGGTTCTGGGCCTCGCCTCCATGGCGTCGGTCTCCGCCGGTGACCCGTGGAAGGACAGCGCGCAGTACGCGATAGAGTACCGGGTCGACCTGACGGCGCTCGCGGCAACCGAGAACGACAAGGTTCGAGTTTGGGTGCCGCTGCCGGTCGAGACGACCGATCAGACCATCCTGTCGACCGACATCGACTCGCCGTGGGCCTCGCGCATGGTGCGCGACTCGAACGGGAATCGCGTCGTCTACCTCGAAGGGGAGGGGGCCGCCTCGAAGCCGTTGGTGCTGCGCACGGTGGTTCAGCGCCGCCCATCGCATGGGACGTCGAAGGACCTCGTTTCGAAAGATGGTCCCGACGATCCGTCGCGCTTTGGCAAACCGGCACGGATGATTCCGCTCGAAGGCCTGATCGAGCAAGTGGCGAAGCAGGAGGCCCGTGGCCTCACCGGCGAGGACGAGAAGGTCCGCGCGTATTACGACTACGTCGTTGCGAACATGGCCTACGACAAGAGAGGCACGGGTTGGGGCCAGGGCAACGCAACCTGGGCGTGCACGAACAAGCGCGGGAACTGCACTGACTTCCACTCTCTCTTCATCGGTATGGCACGAAGCCAGGGGATTCCCGCGCGCTTCCTCATCGGCCTCCCGGTCCCCGGCAAGGACGGCGGCGTGATTCCCGGGTACCACTGCTGGGCGGAGTTCTGGGACGAGTCCGCGGGCTGGGTGCCGGTCGATTCCAGCGAGGCGAACAAGAGAGACATGGCTGACGAGTACTATGGTCATCTGCCCAACGATCGTGTGGAGTTCACCACCGGGCGGGACCTTGTTCTGGAGCCGCCGCAGGCCGGTGAGCCCCTCAACTACTTCATCTATCCGTACGTCGAGATCGCGGGAGAGCCCGCAGGCGACGTACCGGCAACCTTCGCGTTCGAGCGCCAGCCGCCCGAGCGCCCGACCTCGGGGAGTTGA